The Gordonibacter urolithinfaciens genome contains a region encoding:
- a CDS encoding cold-shock protein — translation MAEGTVKWFNPEKGYGFISQNDGEDLFVHFSEIKMDGFKTLDEGQAVQFDVTTGQNGKLQASNVTKA, via the coding sequence ATGGCAGAAGGTACCGTGAAGTGGTTCAACCCCGAAAAAGGCTATGGGTTCATCTCTCAGAACGATGGCGAAGACCTCTTCGTCCACTTCTCTGAGATCAAGATGGACGGCTTCAAGACCCTCGATGAAGGCCAGGCTGTGCAGTTCGACGTGACGACCGGCCAGAATGGCAAGCTCCAGGCTAGCAACGTGACGAAGGCGTAA
- the queA gene encoding tRNA preQ1(34) S-adenosylmethionine ribosyltransferase-isomerase QueA, which produces MKTSDFDYDLPEELIAQEPAAERDGCRLLVMDRVTGALEDRVFRDIAEYLRPGDLLVANETRVMPARLLGAKRGTGGAAEVFLLRQHGTPLDNKSALWEVLVRPGKRLKPGTGAIVDFTDAAGQVALSAEIVDWIADAQKGERLARLITPLPSLDEALHAVGHTPLPPYIKDYAGDEELYQTVYSRRESSAAAPTAGLHFTPELIERLHKQGVGWETVELEVGLDTFRIVDEDDPEKHVIHTERYSVPARTVDAIAATRERGGRVVAVGTTSVRSLESAWDAEAGIVTPREREATSLYLLPGSEFHVVDALVTNFHVPRSTLMMLVSAFSTREHIMAAYRHAIAERYRLLSFGDAMLIC; this is translated from the coding sequence ATGAAGACCTCCGATTTCGACTACGACCTGCCCGAAGAGCTCATAGCCCAAGAGCCCGCCGCGGAACGCGACGGCTGCCGCTTGCTGGTCATGGACCGCGTGACCGGCGCGCTGGAGGACCGCGTATTCCGCGACATCGCGGAGTACCTGCGCCCCGGCGACCTTCTGGTGGCCAACGAGACGCGCGTCATGCCGGCGCGCCTTTTGGGCGCGAAACGCGGCACCGGCGGGGCGGCCGAGGTGTTCCTGCTGCGCCAGCACGGCACGCCCCTCGACAACAAGAGCGCGCTCTGGGAGGTGCTCGTGCGCCCTGGCAAGCGCCTCAAGCCCGGCACGGGCGCCATCGTGGACTTCACGGACGCCGCAGGCCAGGTGGCGCTTTCCGCCGAGATCGTGGATTGGATCGCTGACGCGCAGAAGGGCGAGCGCCTGGCACGCCTCATCACGCCGCTCCCCTCCCTCGACGAGGCGCTGCACGCGGTGGGCCACACGCCGCTGCCGCCCTACATCAAGGACTACGCCGGCGACGAAGAGCTGTACCAGACGGTGTACTCGCGTCGCGAGAGCTCGGCGGCGGCGCCCACGGCCGGCCTGCACTTCACGCCCGAGCTCATCGAGCGCCTGCACAAGCAGGGCGTGGGCTGGGAGACCGTGGAGCTGGAAGTGGGCCTGGACACGTTCCGCATCGTGGACGAGGACGACCCCGAGAAGCACGTCATCCACACCGAGCGCTACAGCGTGCCCGCCCGCACCGTGGACGCCATCGCCGCGACGCGCGAGCGCGGCGGCCGCGTGGTGGCCGTGGGCACCACGAGCGTGCGCAGCCTCGAGAGCGCCTGGGACGCGGAAGCGGGCATTGTGACGCCCCGCGAACGCGAGGCCACGTCGCTCTACCTGCTGCCCGGCAGCGAGTTCCACGTGGTGGACGCCCTGGTCACGAACTTCCACGTGCCCCGCTCCACCCTCATGATGCTGGTGAGCGCCTTCTCCACGCGCGAGCACATCATGGCCGCCTACCGGCATGCCATCGCCGAGCGCTACCGCCTGCTCTCGTTCGGCGACGCCATGCTCATCTGCTAG
- a CDS encoding type II toxin-antitoxin system VapC family toxin, which produces MYLLDANICIDFMHGHLPYAYDLMRSSDPRLFKIPAIVEGELRLGIVKSRQSEKTRWLVDEFMLPFEVLPFDSECAHIYARIRGELEMTGKVIGPNDLLIAATALANSAVLVTNNVDEFKRVPGLSIESWYEMTWEELGMGPLAEPERL; this is translated from the coding sequence ATGTACCTCCTCGACGCCAACATTTGCATAGACTTCATGCACGGACACCTCCCCTACGCTTACGATCTGATGCGCAGCAGCGACCCTCGCCTGTTCAAAATTCCCGCCATCGTGGAGGGAGAGCTGAGGCTCGGCATAGTGAAAAGCAGGCAATCGGAAAAAACGCGATGGCTCGTCGATGAATTCATGCTTCCCTTCGAAGTCCTTCCGTTCGATTCCGAATGCGCGCACATTTATGCGCGCATAAGAGGGGAACTGGAAATGACGGGCAAGGTCATCGGACCAAACGACCTCCTCATCGCCGCCACGGCGCTCGCGAACAGCGCAGTCCTCGTCACGAACAACGTGGACGAGTTCAAGCGCGTGCCGGGGCTTTCCATCGAGTCGTGGTATGAGATGACGTGGGAGGAATTGGGAATGGGGCCCTTGGCGGAGCCGGAACGCCTATAA
- a CDS encoding antitoxin codes for MAQLSLYVDDSTMEDLRRDAAREGKTLSKYAAGVLRGRKEHNGWPPGFFNLYGACDDDTFVVPPEIPWELDAPRKTL; via the coding sequence ATGGCCCAGCTTTCGTTGTACGTGGACGATTCCACGATGGAAGATCTGCGTCGCGATGCCGCGCGCGAGGGGAAGACGCTCTCGAAGTACGCGGCGGGCGTGCTGCGCGGGCGCAAGGAACATAACGGCTGGCCGCCAGGGTTCTTCAATCTGTACGGAGCCTGCGACGACGACACGTTCGTAGTGCCTCCGGAGATTCCCTGGGAGCTCGACGCGCCTCGCAAGACGCTGTAG
- a CDS encoding epoxyqueuosine reductase QueH — MKLLLHACCGPCSLEPTRILRAAGHDLTLYYANSNIAPAEEYAHRLGTLRTWAGGEGLPVVEGPYDPAAWEATAGRVGEAALAAADGDVLRVATHPALREARCRACYRLRFEEAARVASERRFDAVGTTLSVSPYQFTEVIREELERAAAAAGVRALFEDYRPFYDEATRRSRATGMYRQNFCGCHFSEAEAAAERAERKRQRAAKREAEAAAHADERAAQEAARAAKRAERAAYAEKQARKRAALRALREQGRGER; from the coding sequence ATGAAATTGCTACTTCATGCCTGCTGCGGACCGTGCTCGCTGGAGCCAACGCGTATCTTGCGCGCGGCCGGGCACGACCTGACCCTCTATTATGCGAACTCGAACATCGCGCCGGCCGAGGAGTATGCGCACCGGCTGGGCACGCTGCGCACGTGGGCCGGCGGCGAGGGGCTGCCGGTGGTGGAGGGCCCCTACGACCCTGCGGCCTGGGAGGCGACGGCCGGACGCGTGGGCGAGGCCGCGCTCGCGGCGGCGGACGGCGACGTGCTGCGCGTGGCGACGCACCCCGCGCTGCGCGAGGCGCGCTGCCGTGCGTGCTACCGCCTGCGCTTCGAGGAGGCCGCGCGCGTTGCCTCCGAGCGGCGCTTCGACGCCGTGGGCACCACGCTCTCGGTAAGCCCCTACCAGTTCACCGAGGTAATCCGCGAGGAGCTGGAACGCGCAGCGGCCGCCGCAGGCGTGCGCGCGCTCTTCGAGGACTACCGCCCCTTCTACGACGAGGCCACCCGCCGCAGCCGCGCGACGGGCATGTACCGCCAGAACTTCTGCGGCTGCCACTTCTCCGAGGCTGAGGCGGCGGCCGAGCGTGCCGAGCGCAAGCGGCAGCGGGCCGCCAAGCGCGAGGCCGAGGCCGCCGCGCATGCCGACGAGCGCGCCGCCCAGGAAGCCGCCCGCGCCGCCAAGCGAGCCGAACGAGCAGCCTACGCCGAGAAGCAGGCCCGCAAGCGCGCCGCCCTGCGCGCGCTGCGCGAGCAGGGGCGCGGCGAGCGGTAG
- a CDS encoding HAD family hydrolase, with amino-acid sequence MSECTAPAYRAIFFDLDGTLLPMEIDEFMRTYFEALGAYVARFGVAPEAFMAGMKAGIKNMAAHDDGRPNSDAFWEGWFAHVDADACDWTAELDRFYEVEFGAIGAGVAPNPAAARAVDALASKGYPLVLATMPMFPERAVRWRLEWAGIDPDKFSRLTNFANSTSVKPKPSYYAENLAAAGLCGADVLMVGNNTVEDLGIQALGADAFLVTDHLLDPTDGGFDLATVKHGTMEEFAAWAEALPACAEHATGIDAGLVDAAACERVLAENLAGDAPAAPGAGFTINGIEG; translated from the coding sequence ATGAGCGAATGCACCGCACCGGCCTACCGGGCCATCTTCTTCGACTTGGACGGGACCTTGCTCCCCATGGAGATCGACGAGTTCATGCGCACGTACTTCGAAGCGCTCGGCGCGTACGTCGCCCGCTTCGGCGTGGCGCCCGAGGCGTTCATGGCCGGCATGAAGGCCGGCATCAAGAACATGGCCGCCCACGACGACGGCCGCCCGAACAGCGACGCGTTCTGGGAAGGCTGGTTCGCGCACGTCGATGCCGATGCGTGCGACTGGACGGCGGAGCTCGACCGCTTCTACGAAGTCGAGTTCGGCGCGATCGGCGCGGGCGTGGCGCCGAACCCGGCGGCGGCGCGTGCGGTGGATGCGCTCGCGTCCAAGGGCTACCCGCTCGTGCTCGCCACGATGCCCATGTTCCCCGAGCGTGCCGTGCGGTGGCGCCTCGAGTGGGCGGGCATCGACCCGGACAAGTTCTCGCGCCTCACGAACTTCGCGAACTCCACGAGCGTGAAGCCCAAGCCCTCCTACTACGCCGAGAACCTGGCTGCGGCCGGCCTGTGCGGCGCCGACGTGCTCATGGTGGGGAACAACACGGTGGAGGACCTGGGCATCCAGGCGCTCGGGGCCGACGCGTTCCTCGTGACCGACCACCTGCTCGATCCGACGGACGGGGGCTTCGATCTCGCAACCGTGAAGCACGGCACGATGGAGGAGTTCGCCGCGTGGGCCGAGGCGCTGCCTGCCTGCGCAGAGCACGCAACCGGCATCGACGCCGGCCTGGTGGATGCCGCCGCGTGCGAGCGCGTGCTCGCGGAGAACCTCGCGGGCGACGCCCCTGCGGCTCCCGGCGCGGGCTTCACCATCAACGGGATCGAGGGCTAG
- the tgt gene encoding tRNA guanosine(34) transglycosylase Tgt, whose product MALFDCACEATSGHARALSYETAHGTFHTPMFMPVGTSATVKGVTAGQLRDLNSQVVLANTYHLSLRPGADVVAEAGGVHRFMNYDGPMLTDSGGFQVFSLADTLKLDDDGLTFRSIYDGSKIRWTPESNMAIQEQLGADIAMQLDQCTPYPAERAFVAKAVDLSANWARRCLAAHVRPDQTLFGIVQGGMELDLRLESIRRLREIEDESLARGARRFGGFGIGGYSVGEDHEVMFETLGPVARACPEDRPRYLMGVGNPTTLVRAVREGVDMFDCVLPTRTARMGTAFSSTGRMNMRNAKFARDFGPLDAACTCPTCQNHSRAYIRHLVKQSEMLGGILLSIHNLHYLIDLMRRAREAVLAGAYEEFYAAWMASPAAKDY is encoded by the coding sequence GTGGCCCTTTTCGATTGCGCCTGCGAGGCGACGAGCGGCCACGCCCGCGCGCTTTCCTACGAAACAGCCCACGGGACGTTCCATACGCCCATGTTCATGCCCGTGGGCACGAGCGCCACAGTGAAGGGCGTCACCGCAGGCCAGCTGCGCGATCTGAACTCCCAGGTGGTGCTCGCGAACACCTACCACCTGTCGCTGCGCCCCGGCGCCGACGTGGTGGCCGAGGCCGGCGGGGTGCACCGCTTCATGAACTACGATGGCCCCATGCTCACCGACTCGGGCGGGTTCCAGGTGTTCAGCTTGGCCGACACGCTCAAGCTCGACGACGACGGCCTCACGTTCCGCTCCATCTACGACGGCTCGAAGATCCGCTGGACGCCCGAGTCCAACATGGCCATCCAGGAGCAGCTCGGCGCCGATATCGCCATGCAGCTCGACCAGTGCACGCCGTACCCGGCCGAGCGCGCGTTCGTGGCGAAGGCCGTGGATCTGTCGGCCAACTGGGCGCGCCGCTGCCTGGCCGCGCACGTCCGGCCCGACCAGACGCTCTTCGGCATCGTGCAGGGCGGCATGGAGCTGGACCTGCGGCTGGAATCCATCCGCCGCCTGCGCGAGATCGAGGACGAGAGCCTGGCGCGCGGCGCGCGGCGTTTCGGCGGCTTCGGCATCGGGGGCTACTCGGTGGGCGAGGACCACGAGGTGATGTTCGAGACGCTGGGTCCCGTGGCGCGCGCGTGCCCGGAGGACCGCCCGCGCTACCTCATGGGGGTGGGCAACCCCACCACGCTCGTGCGCGCGGTGCGCGAGGGCGTGGACATGTTCGACTGCGTGCTGCCCACCCGTACGGCCCGCATGGGCACGGCGTTCTCGTCCACGGGCCGCATGAACATGCGCAACGCGAAGTTCGCGCGCGACTTCGGCCCGCTCGACGCCGCCTGCACGTGCCCGACGTGCCAAAACCACAGCCGCGCCTACATCCGCCACCTCGTGAAGCAGAGCGAGATGCTCGGCGGCATCCTCTTGTCCATCCACAACCTGCACTACCTCATCGACCTCATGCGCCGCGCCCGCGAGGCGGTGCTGGCCGGCGCCTACGAGGAGTTCTACGCGGCGTGGATGGCCAGCCCGGCGGCGAAGGACTACTAG
- the secD gene encoding protein translocase subunit SecD, translating to MATAQKSKKKPGRSVDRRNVWLLIATTLLVVGSIFMFAPPQEKINQGLDIQGGLSVVLTAKGENGQAVSTEDMEKSRAIIESRVNALGASEAVVQVQGTDQILVQIPGLTNTEDALDTIGKTGKLEFARLDSFTDQDVKTKIENGQYGNEATITDELGNSLPSGKTEHLKVEDGTYTPLVSGANITNVSIGKEKEASADYAVNVKLDGEGTKAFAEATKELAPTKGKIVIILDNEVQSAPAVQSEIPNGDVSITGGYSLDEAKSLQTVLESGSLPVSFEYAQSQTVGPTLGQDALASGVLVALIGLAVVMLYLLFFYRGLGLITAAAMGIFAVLYLGILATLSAFGLFSLSLAGIAGIVLTIGMAADSSILTMERFREEIRMGRSVRAASITGVRHAIVTSVDADLVTLVSALSLFFLATASVKGFGLTLALGIVCDIVMMLLFKAPLIRLLAPKVIAGHPGFWGVSDAEAAAKDYEALALAEGTSTAAAEAGEALNAAESERVAEKHAGAAGEAAAKAARKPRGRFIKRDINFLGYRRIFLTVAAVLVCASFAVVGVKGLNFGIEFVGGTSVAFHNTGDVTTEQLRASFDAAGEPDAVIQTTNADGQEGFLVRTTTTSAEDATARANQVAGDLGLSTDSFEVTTIGPDWGASVIQSSLIAFLVSIVLIIIYIAIRFDYKMGITAIVALLHDLVLVMGIYALVGREVNPNTIAALLTILGYSLYDTVVVFHRINDNMQGDDIKCTFMTMANHSINQVLVRTINTTLTSLIPVLAMLFFGGETLKDFAFAMAIGLICGSYSSVAVATPLYAMWKTREPRNAKLVKKYGTEVGRFEFANPGAMAAASAKPAKAAAGKPSKGASAVKPASKAAVETTAAAKKGTASNGSAEPSAGTSPSSTVQPHGASASKAGSKPPKAKRKKRSNKK from the coding sequence ATGGCGACAGCCCAGAAATCGAAGAAGAAGCCCGGCCGTTCGGTCGACCGGCGCAACGTCTGGCTCCTCATAGCCACCACCTTGCTGGTGGTGGGTTCGATCTTCATGTTCGCGCCCCCGCAGGAGAAGATCAACCAGGGCCTGGACATCCAGGGCGGCCTGTCGGTCGTGCTCACGGCGAAAGGCGAGAACGGCCAGGCCGTGTCGACCGAGGACATGGAGAAGAGCCGCGCCATCATCGAGAGCCGCGTGAACGCGCTCGGCGCCTCGGAGGCCGTGGTGCAGGTGCAGGGCACCGACCAGATCCTCGTGCAGATCCCCGGCCTCACGAACACCGAGGACGCGCTCGACACCATCGGCAAGACCGGCAAGCTGGAGTTCGCGCGCCTCGACTCGTTCACCGACCAGGACGTGAAGACCAAGATAGAGAACGGCCAGTACGGCAACGAGGCCACCATCACCGACGAGCTGGGCAACTCGCTGCCCTCGGGCAAGACCGAGCACCTCAAGGTGGAGGACGGCACCTACACGCCCCTCGTTTCCGGCGCAAACATCACGAACGTTTCCATCGGCAAGGAGAAAGAGGCCTCCGCCGACTATGCGGTGAACGTGAAGCTGGACGGCGAGGGCACGAAGGCGTTCGCCGAGGCTACGAAAGAGCTTGCGCCGACGAAAGGCAAGATCGTCATCATATTGGACAACGAGGTGCAGTCCGCGCCGGCAGTGCAGTCCGAGATCCCGAACGGCGACGTGTCCATCACGGGCGGTTACTCGCTCGACGAAGCCAAGTCGCTGCAGACCGTGCTGGAGAGCGGGTCTTTGCCCGTGAGCTTCGAGTACGCGCAGAGCCAGACCGTGGGCCCGACGCTCGGCCAGGACGCGCTGGCGTCCGGCGTGCTGGTGGCGCTCATCGGCCTGGCCGTGGTCATGCTGTACCTGCTGTTCTTCTACCGCGGCCTTGGCCTCATCACGGCGGCGGCCATGGGCATCTTCGCCGTGCTGTACCTGGGCATCCTGGCCACGCTCTCGGCGTTCGGGCTGTTCAGCCTCTCGCTCGCGGGCATCGCGGGCATCGTGCTGACCATCGGCATGGCGGCCGACTCGTCCATCCTCACCATGGAGCGCTTCCGCGAGGAGATCCGCATGGGCCGCAGCGTGCGCGCCGCGTCCATCACGGGCGTGCGGCACGCCATCGTCACGTCGGTGGACGCCGACCTGGTGACGCTCGTGTCGGCGCTGTCTCTGTTCTTCCTGGCCACGGCCTCCGTCAAGGGCTTCGGCCTGACGCTGGCGCTGGGCATCGTGTGCGACATCGTCATGATGCTGCTGTTCAAGGCCCCGCTCATCCGCCTGCTGGCGCCGAAGGTCATCGCGGGCCATCCCGGCTTCTGGGGCGTTTCGGACGCCGAGGCCGCCGCGAAGGACTACGAGGCGCTGGCGCTGGCCGAGGGCACGAGCACGGCTGCGGCCGAGGCGGGCGAGGCTCTGAACGCCGCCGAGAGCGAGCGCGTGGCCGAGAAGCATGCGGGCGCCGCCGGCGAGGCCGCCGCGAAGGCGGCGCGCAAGCCGCGCGGGCGCTTCATCAAGCGCGACATCAACTTCCTGGGCTACCGCCGCATCTTCCTCACGGTGGCGGCCGTGCTCGTGTGCGCGTCGTTCGCCGTCGTGGGCGTGAAGGGGCTGAACTTCGGCATCGAGTTCGTGGGCGGCACCTCGGTGGCGTTCCACAACACGGGCGACGTGACCACCGAACAGCTGCGCGCCTCGTTCGATGCGGCCGGCGAGCCCGACGCCGTCATCCAGACGACGAACGCGGACGGCCAGGAGGGCTTCCTCGTACGCACCACCACCACGAGCGCCGAGGATGCCACGGCGCGCGCGAACCAGGTGGCGGGCGACCTGGGACTGTCCACCGACAGCTTCGAGGTGACCACCATCGGGCCCGACTGGGGCGCGAGCGTCATCCAGTCATCGCTTATCGCGTTCCTCGTGTCCATCGTGCTCATCATCATCTACATCGCCATCCGCTTCGACTATAAGATGGGCATCACCGCCATCGTGGCGCTCCTGCACGACCTGGTGCTGGTCATGGGCATCTACGCGCTGGTGGGACGCGAGGTGAACCCGAACACTATCGCCGCGCTGCTCACCATCCTGGGCTATTCGCTCTACGACACGGTGGTCGTGTTCCACCGCATCAACGACAACATGCAGGGCGACGACATCAAATGCACGTTCATGACGATGGCGAACCACTCCATCAACCAGGTGCTCGTGCGCACCATCAACACCACGCTCACGTCGCTCATCCCGGTGCTGGCCATGCTGTTCTTCGGCGGCGAGACGCTGAAGGACTTCGCGTTCGCCATGGCCATCGGCCTGATCTGCGGTTCGTACTCGTCGGTGGCCGTGGCCACGCCGCTGTACGCCATGTGGAAGACGCGCGAGCCGAGGAACGCGAAGCTCGTGAAGAAGTACGGCACGGAGGTGGGCCGCTTCGAGTTCGCGAACCCGGGCGCCATGGCGGCCGCGTCGGCGAAGCCGGCGAAGGCGGCCGCGGGCAAGCCGTCCAAAGGCGCGTCTGCCGTGAAGCCGGCATCGAAGGCGGCCGTGGAGACGACGGCTGCCGCCAAGAAGGGCACTGCATCCAACGGATCGGCAGAACCTTCTGCGGGAACCAGTCCGTCGAGCACTGTGCAGCCCCACGGTGCCAGTGCCTCCAAAGCCGGTTCCAAGCCGCCGAAGGCGAAGCGCAAGAAGCGATCCAACAAGAAATAG
- a CDS encoding sensor histidine kinase, producing MGEDVAGGVLWYVVRNAPTFLAMFFLMLLSVRGRLRFSLKATVGIALGIVAAVSLACGIGVAAFAGEEGVWATVPVLAVSLLSLAALTKLPWGKRLFVFFSAATAAAIAILAYDVLLRTVALEWNFGARRVLDAVVCSAGPLVLTPLFARTIRWGVDQVDDPALWRRLAAVPAGFFVAANALYLFAYAVEFLSFGSDVLYALAVSVLAFLMVASYIMLFSALRTVMENARLRETAQLEELQHERYENLRRTLRDTAKARHDFRHQMLVIRSFVDEDDVRGLRAYLDEHGAGQAQHEPGAYALNFALDSVAAHFAERARAFGADVSLAFALPERLPLPEADFCMAMANLLENAVEACERATAEDAQVAGSAQAGTDGRSAAPDGARPLFVDAEARIEGNAVLVSVRNSCTSADARALAAAAPEGVLSSGARSAKRKGDGIGLTSVATLAKRYRGEVQVEADEHAATVRVLLRPSGAR from the coding sequence ATGGGAGAGGACGTCGCCGGAGGGGTTCTGTGGTACGTCGTGCGCAACGCGCCCACGTTCCTGGCGATGTTCTTCCTCATGCTGCTGTCCGTGCGCGGCCGGCTGCGCTTTTCTCTCAAGGCCACCGTAGGCATCGCGCTGGGCATCGTCGCCGCCGTCAGCCTGGCCTGCGGCATCGGCGTAGCAGCCTTCGCCGGCGAGGAAGGGGTCTGGGCGACGGTTCCCGTGCTGGCCGTGTCGCTGCTGTCGCTGGCCGCGCTGACGAAGCTGCCGTGGGGCAAGCGCCTGTTCGTTTTCTTCAGCGCCGCGACCGCCGCCGCCATCGCCATCCTCGCCTACGACGTACTGCTGCGCACGGTAGCGCTGGAATGGAACTTCGGGGCGCGGCGCGTGCTGGATGCCGTCGTGTGCTCCGCGGGCCCGCTCGTGCTGACGCCGTTGTTCGCGCGAACCATCCGCTGGGGCGTCGATCAGGTGGACGACCCCGCGCTCTGGCGACGCCTGGCCGCCGTGCCCGCAGGGTTCTTCGTCGCAGCGAACGCACTGTACCTGTTCGCATACGCGGTGGAATTCCTATCGTTCGGCTCGGATGTGCTGTACGCGCTGGCGGTGAGCGTCCTGGCGTTCCTGATGGTAGCGTCGTACATCATGCTGTTCTCGGCCCTGCGCACCGTCATGGAGAACGCGCGCCTGCGCGAGACGGCTCAGTTGGAAGAGCTGCAGCATGAGCGCTACGAGAACCTGCGCCGCACCCTGCGCGACACCGCCAAGGCGCGCCACGACTTTCGCCACCAGATGCTGGTCATTCGATCGTTTGTCGACGAGGACGACGTACGGGGCCTGCGCGCGTACCTCGACGAACACGGAGCCGGCCAGGCGCAACACGAGCCGGGCGCTTACGCGCTCAACTTCGCTTTGGACTCCGTGGCCGCGCATTTCGCCGAGCGGGCGCGAGCCTTCGGTGCCGATGTCTCGCTTGCCTTCGCACTGCCCGAACGCCTGCCGCTGCCCGAAGCAGATTTCTGCATGGCGATGGCGAACCTGCTGGAGAACGCCGTGGAAGCCTGTGAGCGTGCGACGGCTGAGGATGCACAGGTTGCGGGGAGCGCGCAGGCGGGGACAGACGGCCGATCGGCGGCGCCGGACGGGGCGCGCCCGCTCTTTGTGGACGCCGAAGCGCGGATCGAGGGCAACGCCGTGCTGGTTTCCGTGCGCAACAGCTGCACGTCCGCCGATGCCCGCGCGCTGGCCGCCGCGGCGCCGGAAGGCGTGCTGTCGAGCGGCGCACGCTCGGCCAAGCGGAAAGGCGACGGCATCGGGCTGACCTCGGTAGCGACCCTGGCGAAGCGCTACCGAGGCGAGGTGCAGGTTGAAGCCGACGAGCACGCGGCGACGGTTCGCGTGCTGCTGCGCCCGAGCGGCGCTCGCTAG
- a CDS encoding LytR/AlgR family response regulator transcription factor: MRIAIVDDCAPDAKTLEDAIRSHLDKRGRTCEICRFRGGDDLFETADALAFDLVFLDVFLDGANGIDIAERLRRENYPGLIIFTTVSSEHAVDGFRVRAFHYLTKPFTPDDIAAALDEAIERLAGDETMLRIHDGSAVINVPLSQVRSITADGHYLNLNTANGPLRWRQSFGRLADMVAPYPQLFACNRGIMVNLAHVDDLTDDGCFLMNDGSKLPVRRSSRAEARSRYFDYLFAHVRR; encoded by the coding sequence ATGAGAATCGCCATCGTTGATGACTGCGCACCCGATGCCAAAACCCTCGAAGACGCGATCCGCTCCCACCTGGACAAGCGAGGACGCACCTGCGAGATATGCCGCTTCCGCGGCGGCGACGACCTGTTCGAGACAGCCGACGCGCTCGCCTTCGACCTCGTGTTCCTGGATGTGTTCCTGGACGGCGCCAACGGCATCGACATCGCCGAACGGCTGCGGCGCGAGAACTACCCCGGCCTCATCATCTTCACCACCGTGTCCAGCGAACACGCCGTGGACGGGTTCCGTGTGCGCGCGTTCCACTACCTGACCAAACCGTTCACGCCCGACGACATCGCCGCCGCTCTGGACGAGGCCATCGAGCGCCTCGCCGGAGACGAGACCATGCTGCGCATCCACGACGGATCGGCCGTGATCAATGTGCCGCTGTCGCAGGTGCGCTCCATCACCGCCGACGGGCACTACTTGAACCTCAACACCGCGAACGGGCCGCTGCGCTGGCGTCAGTCGTTCGGCCGGCTCGCGGACATGGTGGCGCCGTATCCGCAGCTGTTCGCCTGCAACCGCGGCATCATGGTGAACCTCGCCCATGTGGACGACCTCACCGACGACGGCTGCTTTCTCATGAACGACGGCTCGAAGCTGCCCGTGCGCCGCTCGTCGCGCGCCGAGGCGCGCAGCCGCTATTTCGATTACCTGTTCGCCCACGTACGGAGGTAG